The following are encoded together in the Capsulimonas corticalis genome:
- a CDS encoding glycosyl hydrolase, which yields MSIRFRGRALFCLPILLLAGLTATPTPAGAAGANAVSAADFLNSLGVNSAISGRGESLSKTIDCAKYLGIRWFRSGTEGDIPLQDLIALHKETGARLSWGLLSGGSDIPKLIQTAKPLAAAGALLALEGPNEPNNWGVTYQGEAGGKNLTWVPVAKLQSGLYKAVKSDPVLKKYPVWSISENGAETDNVGLQFLAIPKGAGAVMPDGAKYADFANVHNYIYHPNSPGLADNKTWNAADPTQTCKVDGLYGEYGLTWGRHFPGYSEADLISLPRVTTETGCMIDGPVTEEIHARNLLSMYLDQFKRGWSYTAVYLLRDRVDEAGNQQFGFYKPDYSPRKAAVYLHNLTAILADNGAARKPGKLGYAIPDEPATVHDLLLQKSGGAWELIVWGEQIEGASSVTVHLGGVYGLVKVYDPTVGADPVLTYHQINAVPLTLSDHPLIVEIPASRHA from the coding sequence ATGAGCATTCGATTTCGCGGACGCGCACTCTTCTGCCTTCCCATTCTGCTGCTGGCGGGCCTGACCGCCACGCCGACGCCCGCCGGAGCGGCGGGCGCAAACGCCGTCAGCGCCGCCGATTTCCTCAACTCTCTCGGGGTGAACTCCGCGATCTCCGGACGCGGGGAGAGCCTTTCAAAGACCATCGACTGCGCGAAGTACCTTGGGATCCGCTGGTTCCGTTCGGGGACCGAAGGCGATATTCCACTCCAGGACTTGATCGCGCTGCACAAAGAAACGGGCGCGCGGCTGAGCTGGGGGCTGCTGAGCGGCGGCTCGGATATCCCCAAGCTCATCCAAACGGCGAAGCCGCTCGCGGCGGCCGGCGCTTTGCTGGCCTTGGAAGGGCCCAATGAGCCAAACAACTGGGGCGTGACCTATCAAGGCGAGGCGGGCGGCAAGAACCTGACATGGGTTCCGGTCGCGAAGTTACAGAGCGGTCTCTACAAGGCCGTCAAAAGCGATCCCGTCTTGAAAAAGTATCCGGTCTGGTCCATCAGCGAGAACGGCGCCGAGACCGACAATGTCGGGCTGCAGTTTCTGGCAATCCCGAAGGGTGCGGGGGCGGTCATGCCGGACGGCGCCAAATACGCCGACTTTGCCAACGTCCATAACTATATCTATCACCCGAACTCGCCCGGTCTGGCGGACAACAAGACGTGGAACGCCGCCGATCCGACCCAGACCTGCAAGGTAGACGGGCTTTACGGCGAGTACGGCCTGACATGGGGGCGTCATTTTCCCGGATATTCGGAAGCCGATCTCATTTCGCTGCCCCGAGTCACCACGGAAACCGGCTGTATGATCGACGGCCCGGTGACAGAGGAGATCCACGCTCGGAATCTCCTGAGCATGTATTTGGACCAGTTTAAGCGCGGCTGGAGTTACACCGCCGTTTACCTGCTCCGAGACCGCGTGGATGAGGCCGGCAACCAGCAGTTCGGCTTTTACAAGCCGGACTACTCCCCGCGCAAGGCGGCCGTCTATCTGCACAACCTGACGGCGATCCTGGCGGACAATGGCGCCGCGCGGAAGCCGGGGAAACTCGGCTACGCCATTCCCGACGAACCGGCGACAGTCCACGATCTGCTGCTTCAGAAGAGCGGCGGCGCATGGGAGCTGATCGTGTGGGGCGAACAGATCGAGGGCGCCAGCAGCGTCACCGTCCACCTGGGCGGCGTGTACGGCCTGGTGAAGGTTTACGATCCGACGGTCGGCGCGGACCCGGTCCTGACCTACCATCAAATCAACGCCGTCCCGCTGACGCTGAGCGATCATCCGCTGATCGTTGAGATTCCCGCGAGCCGCCACGCCTGA
- a CDS encoding DUF4185 domain-containing protein: MKGILTLIVLSASVAGAVTPGPAAKIARVTGATPAGEALPNPNHTDQSDALLGTDLGILWDGGDGEIRVVFGDTYGKGWGGNGAGPSEADWRSNVLALSRDADPATGLAFSRMIHDTPGHAKELLRAQRNEKEWTIIPTAGVSVGARQFLHYMAVRHWGAPGYWDTNEGGMAYSDDGGATWTRPSTPLWPNTPAGDSKFQQAAFAKIGETVYLLGTPNGRHGDAYLARVPGSAMLDGAAYQYWDGSVWRTGDEAAARPVVRGPIAELSVAYNSYFHRWLMVTLDENRHALVLRDAPALIGPWTDGKILASAQDFPALYGGYIDPIHNAGPDLYFTMSQWTPYNVFWMHASLKR; this comes from the coding sequence TTGAAAGGAATACTGACATTGATCGTCCTATCCGCTTCCGTGGCCGGCGCCGTCACGCCGGGCCCGGCGGCGAAGATCGCGCGTGTGACCGGCGCAACGCCGGCGGGCGAAGCGCTGCCGAACCCCAATCATACGGATCAAAGCGATGCGCTTCTGGGGACCGATCTTGGGATTCTCTGGGACGGGGGAGACGGCGAGATTCGAGTTGTGTTCGGCGACACCTACGGCAAGGGCTGGGGAGGGAACGGCGCCGGGCCAAGCGAGGCGGACTGGCGCAGCAATGTGCTGGCGCTCTCACGCGACGCCGATCCGGCGACGGGCCTGGCGTTTAGCCGCATGATCCACGACACGCCCGGACACGCCAAAGAGCTGCTGCGCGCGCAGCGGAATGAGAAAGAGTGGACGATCATTCCGACGGCCGGCGTATCCGTCGGCGCCCGGCAATTTCTTCACTATATGGCGGTGCGGCATTGGGGCGCGCCCGGCTATTGGGACACCAATGAAGGGGGGATGGCGTATTCCGACGACGGCGGCGCGACGTGGACACGGCCCAGCACTCCGCTCTGGCCGAACACGCCGGCGGGCGACAGCAAATTCCAGCAGGCCGCCTTCGCCAAAATCGGCGAAACGGTCTATCTGCTCGGCACGCCGAACGGCCGTCACGGCGACGCCTATCTCGCGCGCGTTCCGGGAAGCGCCATGCTGGACGGCGCCGCCTACCAGTACTGGGACGGCTCCGTGTGGCGGACCGGCGATGAGGCGGCGGCGCGCCCGGTCGTGCGCGGGCCGATCGCCGAGCTATCGGTCGCGTATAATTCTTACTTCCATCGCTGGCTGATGGTGACCCTGGACGAAAACCGCCACGCACTCGTCCTGCGTGATGCGCCGGCGCTGATCGGGCCGTGGACGGATGGGAAAATCCTCGCGAGCGCGCAAGATTTTCCTGCTCTCTATGGAGGCTACATCGATCCGATCCATAATGCGGGGCCGGATCTCTATTTTACGATGTCCCAGTGGACGCCGTACAATGTCTTCTGGATGCATGCGTCTCTGAAACGGTAA